Proteins co-encoded in one Nicotiana sylvestris chromosome 7, ASM39365v2, whole genome shotgun sequence genomic window:
- the LOC138872731 gene encoding uncharacterized protein — protein sequence MRLLGRLNYISRFIAQLMTTCEPIFKLLKKDVAVKWTDECHEAFDKIKGYLLNPPVLVPPEPVRPLILHLTVLDNSFGCVLGQHDITGRKEQAIYYLSKKFTSYEVKKARKVLLTEFDIVYVTWTAMKAQALADHLAENPVDEEYEPLKNYFPYKEVMHIDEVEKEERPGWKLFFDGDANMKCVGIGAVLISETGHHHPVMAQLCFYCTNNMAEYEACILGLRLAVDMGIQEALILGDSDLFGAPDSRRMGDAGFKAHTVSIMSA from the exons atgaggcTGTTAGGGAGGCTAAACTAcattagcaggtttattgctcagctcatgacaacttgtgagcccatttttaagctgctaaagaaggatgttgcggtcaagtggactgatgagtgtcatgaagcattcgataagataaaggggtatttgttaAACCCACCTGTATTGGTCCCACCGGAACCAGTGAGACCTTTGATTCTTCACTTGACAGTCCTAGAtaactcatttggttgtgtgttgggtcagcatgacatcactggcaggaaagagcaagccatctactatctcagcaagaagttcacatcttatgaggtcaA GAAGGCACGCAAAGTcttgctcacggagtttgacatcgtatatgtgacttggacggcgatgaaagcccaagctttggctgatcacttggccgagaacccggtggacgaagaatatgaacctttgaagaatTATTTTCCTTAtaaagaggtaatgcacattgacgaGGTCGAGAAGGAGGAAAGGcccggttggaaactcttctttgatggggatGCTAACATGAAatgcgttgggataggagctgtactcatttctgaaacagggcatcaccaccctgttatggctcaactttgtttctattgcactaacaacatggctgagtacgaggcatgcattttgggtttaaggctagctgtagatatgggaatACAGGAAGCCTtgatcttgggagactcggacctttttggtgcaccagattcaaggagaatgggagacgcgggatttaaagctcatactgTATCGATAATGTCTGCATGA